The Malus domestica chromosome 06, GDT2T_hap1 genome has a segment encoding these proteins:
- the LOC103426370 gene encoding protein LURP-one-related 17-like: MKIVPLLKSLSRTRSVHNHQEQHDHQEYKATDSCTSGACTSLTVWRKSLLISCKGFTVIDSNGDLVYRVDNYIGHPEEVILMDGSGKSVLTMRRRKKLSLVDGWFVHEGETGGCCTKRATAASKSRPTFYVRKNMNMINTNPSSLLAYVYRETCGHKRHAYVIEGSYTHRSCKVSDESRNVVAEIKKKEANIGGVSYGVDVFHLIVHHGFDSGFAMALVLVLDQLFS; this comes from the exons atGAAGATTGTTCCTTTGTTGAAATCTTTATCTAGGACTAGGTCTGTCCATAATCATCAAGAACAACATGATCACCAAGAATACAAGGCCACTGATAGTTGTACTTCTGGGGCCTGCACATCATTAACAGTGTGGAGAAAATCCCTTCTAATTAGCTGTAAAGGGTTCACGGTCATCGATTCCAACGGAGATCTCGTTTATCGGGTGGACAACTACATCGGACATCCTGAGGAAGTCATTCTCATGGATGGCTCTGGAAAATCTGTCCTCACAATGCGTCGCCGAAAG AAGCTTAGTCTCGTTGATGGTTGGTTTGTGCACGAAGGGGAAACTGGCGGTTGTTGCACAAAAAGAGCAACTGCAGCATCAAAAAGTAGGCCAACGTTTTACGTGAGGAAGAACATGAACATGATAAATACCAATCCCAGTAGTCTACTTGCTTATGTGTATCGCGAGACATGTGGTCACAAAAGACATGCATATGTGATTGAAGGTTCTTACACGCACAGATCATGCAAAGTATCAGATGAGTCGAGGAATGTGGTAGCTGAGATCAAGAAAAAGGAAGCAAATATTGGAGGTGTTTCTTATGGGGTagatgtttttcatttgattgtGCATCATGGCTTTGATTCTGGATTTGCAATGGCTCTTGTATTAGTATTAGATCAGTTGTTTTCTTAG
- the LOC103426369 gene encoding 2-C-methyl-D-erythritol 2,4-cyclodiphosphate synthase, chloroplastic-like — MAMAATSACASSITTATTTKPLIRSLPCSHLPALNPYSLQPSLTPMSLRTPKTTRRPVFYASASTTFEVAQVPTPVTPSKLLPFWVGHEFDLHRLEPGYPLIIDDIDIPHNKGC; from the coding sequence ATGGCCATGGCAGCTACTTCAGCGTGCGCCTCTTCAATCACCACCGCCACAACCACCAAGCCACTCATCCGCTCTCTTCCTTGCTCTCACCTCCCCGCCCTAAACCCCTACAGTCTTCAACCATCCTTGACTCCTATGTCTCTCCGAACCCCGAAAACGACGCGCAGACCTGTATTTTACGCCTCCGCGAGCACGACCTTCGAGGTCGCCCAGGTCCCAACTCCTGTCACTCCGTCCAAGCTCTTGCCTTTTTGGGTCGGGCACGAGTTCGACCTGCACCGGCTAGAGCCTGGGTACCCTCTGATAATCGACGACATCGATATACCCCACAATAAAGGCTGCTAG